One genomic segment of Bradyrhizobium diazoefficiens includes these proteins:
- the fsrB gene encoding siderophore utilization protein FsrB produces MRTIFGKLHRWAGLLTAGFLFFSGVTGAIISWDHEIDDVLNSRLFDVTSKGPAIPSIELAKMIEQRDPRARVVYLFMTPEEGHSLWFFVVPRIDPATGKRFTIDYNQVFLDPNTGAELGRRYWGAVWPVTRENFVSFLYKLHYTMHIPEFWGSDRWGMRLLGIIAIIWTIDCFVGFYLTLPSRRRARAARAPAVTRQLARGFWARWAPAWTIKTSGSAYRINFDIHRAFSLWTWGVLFIIAFTAFSLNLYFEVFSPLMKMVSNYTPTPYEQRPYRDLDDPIEPRVTFAEIAARAAADAKARGWTVPVGSINYGPAHGVYAAAFFHPGDDHGAGGVGPAQLYYDSEDGRPLGERLPWVGTPADIFVQAQFPLHSGRIVGLFGRILISVMGLVVAALAVTGLVIWWRKRRARIRVRETAALRLSRQLTPAE; encoded by the coding sequence ATGAGAACGATATTCGGCAAGCTGCATCGCTGGGCGGGACTGTTGACGGCGGGCTTCCTGTTCTTCTCCGGCGTCACCGGCGCGATCATCTCCTGGGATCACGAGATCGACGACGTCCTGAACAGCCGCTTGTTCGACGTCACCAGCAAAGGCCCGGCGATTCCCTCGATCGAGCTCGCCAAGATGATCGAGCAGCGCGATCCCCGCGCGCGCGTCGTCTATCTCTTCATGACGCCGGAGGAGGGCCACTCGCTGTGGTTCTTTGTGGTGCCGCGGATCGATCCCGCCACGGGCAAGCGCTTCACGATCGACTACAACCAGGTGTTCCTCGATCCCAACACCGGCGCGGAGCTCGGCCGGCGCTATTGGGGCGCGGTGTGGCCGGTGACGCGGGAGAATTTCGTCTCGTTCCTGTACAAGCTGCACTACACCATGCATATCCCGGAATTCTGGGGCAGCGACCGCTGGGGCATGCGCCTGCTCGGCATCATCGCCATCATCTGGACCATCGACTGCTTCGTCGGCTTCTACCTGACGCTGCCGTCGCGCCGGCGCGCCAGGGCGGCGCGGGCGCCGGCCGTCACACGCCAGCTTGCGCGCGGCTTCTGGGCGCGCTGGGCGCCGGCCTGGACCATCAAGACCTCGGGCAGCGCCTACCGGATCAATTTCGACATCCATCGCGCCTTCAGCCTGTGGACCTGGGGCGTGCTGTTCATCATCGCCTTCACGGCGTTCTCGCTGAACCTCTATTTCGAGGTGTTCTCGCCGCTGATGAAGATGGTGTCGAACTACACGCCGACACCCTATGAGCAGCGGCCGTATCGCGATCTCGACGACCCCATCGAGCCCAGGGTGACTTTTGCCGAGATCGCCGCGCGTGCGGCGGCCGACGCCAAGGCGCGCGGCTGGACCGTCCCGGTCGGCTCGATCAACTACGGACCGGCCCACGGCGTCTATGCCGCCGCCTTCTTCCATCCGGGCGACGACCACGGCGCCGGCGGCGTCGGCCCGGCGCAGCTCTATTACGACAGCGAGGATGGCCGTCCGCTCGGCGAGCGGTTGCCCTGGGTCGGCACCCCCGCCGATATCTTCGTGCAGGCGCAATTCCCGCTGCATTCGGGCCGCATCGTCGGACTGTTCGGCCGCATCCTGATCTCGGTCATGGGGCTGGTCGTGGCGGCGCTCGCGGTCACCGGCCTCGTGATCTGGTGGCGCAAGCGGCGCGCCCGGATCCGGGTGCGCGAGACGGCGGCGCTGCGCCTGAGCCGGCAGCTGACGCCGGCGGAATAG
- a CDS encoding TonB-dependent siderophore receptor gives MRGFVATRSGTAIKTDTPLIETPQSVSVVTTDQVRNQGAVSIGEALRYTAGVSGDVNGGSDTRFGGLQIRGFDMTMPGLYVDGLRIPSSNYVHFNGLDPYGAERIEVLKGPSSAMYGGSGTGGILNYVTKLPTAQQFGEVSISGGSFNRYQGQFDMGGPANKDGTVLWRLTGVVRDGETQVDFTKDNRVFIAPAVTFKPNEDTTITFLANYQRDRAGWGLQFLPASGTVWPNNGRTIPVSFFAGVPGFDAFNTEIATAGYQLSHDFTDTITFRQNLRYAYQHNEEKVFYGGGYTDETAGQLARHGSTSNSYINSFAVDNQLQGKFTTGILSHITLIGIDYRNTDFRDTAYSVTTSSPTVNVFNPVYSYDWTIGAMSDNTGAKQSQVGLYAQDQIKLGRLSFQLGGRQDFVTTQVDSGISNTTVSKDASAFTGRAAVMYNFDNGIAPYFSYSESFLPVLATGAGGQMLNPETGVQYEVGVKYQPPGWNALFTFAAFDLTRDNVVTYAPPSYLAEQTGQVKSRGIELEGTMSLADGWNLRAAYAYIDAMVTQDPVNVGKAPVTVPLNRASLWSDYTLQSGPLDGLQFGGGIRYVGATWGDGANTFKVGASTVLDALLAYSRDNWRLSLNVTNLADTRYVAACYSLSGCFYAEGRKAIGRLTYRW, from the coding sequence GTGCGCGGTTTCGTCGCCACGCGCAGCGGCACGGCGATTAAGACGGATACGCCGCTGATCGAGACGCCGCAGTCGGTCTCCGTCGTCACCACCGATCAGGTCAGGAACCAGGGCGCGGTCTCGATCGGCGAGGCGCTGCGCTATACCGCCGGTGTCAGCGGTGACGTCAATGGCGGCTCGGACACCCGCTTCGGCGGCCTCCAGATCCGCGGCTTCGACATGACCATGCCGGGCCTCTACGTCGATGGCTTGCGGATTCCCTCCAGCAATTACGTGCATTTCAACGGCCTCGATCCCTACGGCGCCGAGCGCATCGAGGTGCTCAAGGGCCCGTCTTCGGCGATGTATGGCGGTAGCGGCACCGGCGGCATTCTCAACTACGTGACAAAGCTGCCGACGGCGCAGCAGTTCGGCGAGGTCTCGATCTCCGGCGGCAGCTTCAACCGCTATCAAGGCCAGTTCGACATGGGCGGCCCCGCCAACAAGGATGGCACCGTGCTGTGGCGACTCACCGGCGTGGTGCGCGACGGCGAGACCCAGGTCGACTTTACCAAGGACAACCGCGTCTTCATCGCACCCGCGGTCACCTTCAAGCCGAACGAGGACACCACCATCACGTTTCTCGCCAATTATCAGCGCGACCGGGCAGGGTGGGGCCTCCAGTTCCTGCCGGCCTCGGGCACGGTGTGGCCGAACAACGGCCGCACCATTCCGGTCTCCTTCTTCGCGGGCGTGCCGGGCTTCGATGCGTTCAATACTGAGATCGCGACCGCGGGGTATCAGCTTTCGCACGACTTCACCGACACCATCACGTTCCGGCAGAACCTGCGCTACGCCTATCAGCACAACGAGGAAAAGGTGTTTTACGGCGGCGGCTATACCGACGAGACCGCAGGGCAGCTCGCGCGCCATGGCAGCACCAGCAATTCGTACATCAACTCCTTCGCGGTGGACAATCAGCTCCAGGGCAAGTTCACCACCGGCATCCTCAGCCACATCACGCTGATCGGGATCGACTATCGCAACACCGACTTCCGCGACACTGCCTATAGCGTCACGACCTCCTCGCCGACGGTCAACGTCTTCAATCCCGTCTACAGCTACGACTGGACCATCGGCGCCATGAGTGACAACACCGGTGCCAAGCAGTCACAGGTCGGCCTCTATGCGCAGGACCAGATCAAACTCGGCCGTCTGTCGTTCCAGCTCGGCGGCCGCCAGGATTTTGTGACGACACAGGTCGACAGCGGCATCTCCAATACGACTGTTTCGAAGGATGCCTCGGCCTTCACCGGCCGCGCCGCCGTGATGTACAATTTCGACAATGGCATCGCGCCCTATTTCAGCTACTCGGAATCATTCCTGCCGGTGCTCGCGACCGGAGCCGGCGGCCAGATGCTCAACCCTGAAACCGGCGTTCAGTACGAAGTCGGCGTCAAATACCAGCCGCCCGGCTGGAATGCGCTATTCACCTTCGCCGCCTTCGACCTGACGCGTGACAACGTCGTCACCTATGCGCCGCCGAGCTATCTCGCCGAACAGACCGGTCAGGTGAAATCGCGCGGCATCGAGCTCGAAGGCACGATGTCGCTCGCCGACGGCTGGAACCTGCGTGCGGCCTACGCCTATATCGATGCCATGGTCACGCAGGATCCGGTGAATGTCGGCAAGGCGCCGGTCACCGTGCCGCTCAACCGGGCCTCACTGTGGAGCGATTACACGCTGCAGAGCGGCCCGCTCGACGGCCTGCAATTCGGCGGCGGCATCCGCTATGTCGGCGCGACCTGGGGCGATGGCGCCAATACGTTTAAGGTGGGAGCCTCGACCGTGCTGGATGCGCTGCTCGCCTACAGCAGGGACAATTGGCGCCTGTCGCTCAACGTCACCAATCTCGCCGACACCCGCTATGTCGCAGCCTGCTACAGCCTGTCCGGTTGCTTCTACGCGGAGGGACGCAAGGCGATCGGCAGGCTGACCTACCGCTGGTGA
- a CDS encoding methionine ABC transporter permease — MSPELLNLILQATFESLYMVGIAALLGTVFGLPLGVFLATSRKGELFAAPLVNRVLGIVVNATRSTPFIILVVAIIPFTRLVAGTSIGSTAAIVPLTIASAPFIARLVEAAVREVDGGLIETASSFGASPMQIVFKVLIPEAQPGLLLALTLAVVSLLGYSAMVGAVGGGGLGDLGIRYGYQRFMPEMMLAVVVVLIALVQLVQSAGDYLARRVNRRLRQR, encoded by the coding sequence ATGTCGCCTGAACTCCTCAACCTGATTCTGCAGGCCACCTTCGAGAGCCTGTACATGGTCGGCATCGCCGCGCTGCTCGGCACTGTCTTCGGCCTGCCGCTCGGCGTATTCCTCGCCACCAGCCGGAAAGGCGAGCTGTTCGCTGCGCCCCTCGTCAACCGCGTGCTCGGCATCGTCGTCAATGCGACGCGCTCGACACCCTTCATCATCCTGGTCGTCGCCATCATCCCGTTCACGCGGCTCGTCGCCGGCACCTCGATCGGCTCGACTGCGGCGATCGTGCCGCTGACCATTGCTTCGGCGCCGTTCATCGCGCGCCTGGTCGAGGCGGCGGTCCGCGAGGTCGACGGCGGTCTCATCGAGACCGCATCCTCGTTCGGGGCATCGCCGATGCAGATCGTGTTCAAGGTGCTGATCCCCGAGGCGCAGCCGGGCCTGCTGCTGGCGCTGACGCTCGCGGTGGTCAGCCTGCTCGGCTATTCCGCCATGGTCGGTGCCGTCGGTGGCGGCGGCCTCGGCGATCTCGGCATCCGCTACGGCTATCAGCGCTTCATGCCGGAGATGATGCTCGCCGTCGTCGTCGTGCTGATCGCGCTGGTGCAGCTGGTGCAGAGCGCGGGCGACTATCTCGCACGCCGGGTCAATCGCCGGCTGCGGCAGCGCTGA
- a CDS encoding methionine ABC transporter ATP-binding protein — MKAASMNAHQSLAIGPPIETLEAIPPAAIETDAMVRFVGISKTYPAYRGKPGVNALQNIDFAIPRGSITGVIGRSGAGKSSLVRLINGLEKPTAGSVIVDNRDISALAGRELRLAQRSIGMIFQHFNLLSSRTAADNIALPLEIAGWAKADIRARVAELLALVGIADKHDRYPSELSGGQKQRVGIARALATRPSVLLSDEATSALDPQTTRAILDLLASINRELGVTIVLITHEMSVVRQLARDVIVLDAGHVIESGHVADIFTHPKHPITQSFLAEAIGDSLPVSLASRIAAEPSAGRQAVIRVQVRGAGAGDTLVARLARELGVDVALLSARIDEIGGQHVGSLTLGIPGGENAGTRTLAWLSQHQFPAERLGYVA; from the coding sequence ATGAAGGCCGCCTCCATGAACGCCCACCAATCGCTTGCGATCGGACCGCCGATCGAAACGCTTGAAGCGATCCCACCTGCCGCGATCGAAACCGACGCCATGGTCCGGTTCGTCGGCATCTCAAAAACCTATCCGGCCTATCGCGGCAAGCCCGGCGTCAACGCGCTGCAAAATATCGATTTCGCCATTCCGCGCGGCTCGATCACCGGTGTGATCGGCCGCTCCGGCGCCGGCAAATCGAGCCTCGTGCGGCTGATCAACGGACTGGAGAAGCCGACCGCGGGCAGCGTCATCGTCGACAACAGGGACATCTCGGCGCTCGCTGGGCGCGAGCTGCGGCTGGCGCAGCGCTCGATCGGCATGATCTTCCAGCACTTCAACCTGCTGTCCTCGCGCACCGCCGCCGACAATATCGCGCTGCCGCTCGAGATCGCCGGCTGGGCCAAAGCCGACATCCGCGCCCGCGTCGCCGAACTGCTGGCGCTGGTCGGCATCGCCGACAAGCACGACCGCTATCCCTCGGAACTCTCCGGCGGCCAGAAGCAGCGCGTCGGCATTGCGCGGGCGCTGGCGACACGGCCGAGCGTGCTCTTGTCGGACGAGGCGACCTCGGCGCTCGATCCGCAGACCACCCGGGCGATCCTCGATCTGCTCGCGAGCATCAACCGCGAGTTGGGGGTGACCATCGTGCTGATCACCCATGAAATGTCCGTGGTGCGCCAGCTTGCCAGGGACGTCATCGTGCTGGATGCCGGCCACGTCATCGAGAGCGGCCACGTCGCCGACATCTTCACCCATCCCAAACATCCGATCACGCAGTCCTTCCTGGCTGAAGCGATCGGCGACAGCCTGCCGGTCTCGCTGGCGAGCCGGATTGCAGCGGAGCCGTCTGCCGGCAGACAGGCCGTGATCCGCGTCCAGGTGCGTGGAGCAGGGGCCGGCGACACGCTGGTGGCGCGGCTCGCGCGCGAGCTCGGTGTCGACGTCGCGCTGCTGTCGGCCCGCATCGACGAGATCGGCGGCCAGCATGTGGGCTCCCTGACATTAGGTATTCCCGGCGGCGAGAACGCAGGTACGCGGACGCTGGCCTGGCTGTCTCAACATCAATTCCCGGCGGAGCGCCTCGGCTATGTCGCCTGA
- the nthA gene encoding nitrile hydratase subunit alpha, whose product MSQNHDHDHDHHHHHDHDHSELSETELRVRALETILTEKGYVEPAALDAIIEAYETKIGPHNGARVVAKAWTDPAFKQALLEDGSKAIGTLGHVSRVGDHLVVVENTRERHNMVVCTLCSCYPWEMLGLPPVWYKAAPYRSRAVKDPRGVLADFGVSLPKEIEIRVWDSTAETRFLVLPMRPAGTEGWSEEQLAALVTRDSMIGTGFPRTPGAPS is encoded by the coding sequence ATGAGCCAAAATCACGACCACGATCACGACCACCATCATCATCACGATCACGATCATTCGGAGCTGTCCGAGACCGAGCTGCGCGTGCGCGCGCTCGAGACGATCCTGACCGAAAAAGGTTATGTCGAGCCGGCTGCGCTCGATGCCATCATCGAGGCCTATGAGACCAAGATCGGCCCGCATAACGGCGCGCGGGTCGTTGCCAAGGCCTGGACCGATCCGGCCTTCAAGCAGGCGCTGCTCGAGGATGGCAGCAAGGCCATCGGCACGCTCGGCCATGTCAGCCGCGTCGGCGACCATCTTGTCGTGGTCGAGAACACGCGAGAGCGCCACAACATGGTCGTGTGCACGCTGTGCTCCTGCTATCCCTGGGAAATGCTGGGCCTGCCGCCGGTCTGGTACAAGGCCGCGCCCTACCGCTCGCGTGCCGTGAAGGACCCGCGCGGCGTGCTCGCCGATTTCGGCGTCAGCCTGCCGAAGGAGATCGAGATCCGGGTCTGGGATTCCACCGCCGAGACGCGCTTTCTGGTGCTGCCGATGCGTCCCGCGGGCACGGAAGGCTGGAGCGAGGAGCAGCTCGCCGCGCTCGTGACCCGCGATTCCATGATCGGCACCGGCTTTCCCAGGACGCCCGGAGCGCCGTCGTGA
- the nthB gene encoding nitrile hydratase subunit beta — protein MNGVHDMGGMDGFGKVEPEPNEPMFHAEWESRVLAMVRAMGAAGAFNIDTSRFYRETLPPHVYLSSSYYKKWFLGLEEMLLEKGYLTREEVAAGHAMQPAKALKHGKFDLANVERVMVRGKFARPAPAPARFNIGDRVRAKNIHPATHTRLPRYVRGHAGVVELNHGCHVFPDSAAMELGENPQWLYTVVFEGRELWGADGDPTLKVSIDAFEPYLDPA, from the coding sequence GTGAACGGCGTGCACGACATGGGCGGCATGGATGGCTTCGGCAAGGTCGAGCCTGAGCCGAACGAGCCGATGTTTCACGCGGAGTGGGAGTCCCGCGTGCTGGCGATGGTGCGCGCGATGGGCGCAGCTGGCGCGTTCAACATCGACACCTCGCGCTTCTACCGCGAGACGCTGCCGCCGCATGTCTACCTGTCCAGCTCCTATTACAAGAAATGGTTTTTGGGGCTGGAGGAGATGCTGCTCGAGAAGGGCTATCTCACGCGCGAGGAGGTCGCCGCCGGCCACGCGATGCAGCCGGCGAAGGCCCTCAAGCACGGCAAGTTCGATCTCGCCAATGTCGAGCGCGTGATGGTACGCGGCAAGTTCGCCCGCCCTGCCCCGGCGCCGGCCAGGTTCAACATCGGCGATCGCGTCCGCGCGAAGAACATCCATCCGGCTACGCACACGCGGCTGCCGCGCTATGTCCGCGGCCATGCCGGCGTGGTCGAATTGAACCATGGCTGCCACGTGTTTCCGGACTCGGCGGCGATGGAGCTCGGCGAGAATCCGCAATGGCTCTACACCGTCGTGTTCGAAGGCCGCGAGCTCTGGGGTGCGGATGGCGATCCGACCTTGAAGGTTTCGATTGACGCGTTCGAGCCCTATCTGGACCCTGCGTGA
- a CDS encoding nitrile hydratase accessory protein, whose product MSSVLAAAATAAIPSIPRDDDGPVFRALWEAHAFAMALTLHERGVFTWPEWAAALADEIKRAQAAGDPDTGETYYLHWLATLEGLVARKGVASIETLHRYRDAWDHAADRTPHGKPIELRDEDFAE is encoded by the coding sequence ATGAGCAGCGTGCTTGCCGCCGCCGCGACGGCGGCCATTCCAAGCATTCCCCGCGATGACGACGGCCCGGTGTTCCGCGCGCTTTGGGAGGCACACGCGTTTGCGATGGCGCTGACGCTCCACGAGCGCGGCGTGTTCACCTGGCCGGAATGGGCCGCCGCGCTGGCCGACGAGATCAAGCGGGCGCAGGCCGCGGGCGATCCTGACACGGGCGAGACCTACTACCTGCACTGGCTCGCCACTCTGGAGGGTTTGGTCGCACGCAAGGGCGTCGCATCGATCGAGACGCTGCACCGCTATCGGGACGCCTGGGACCATGCCGCCGACCGCACACCGCACGGCAAGCCGATCGAGCTGCGGGACGAGGATTTTGCGGAGTAG
- the queC gene encoding 7-cyano-7-deazaguanine synthase QueC codes for MSDGFSTETALVLFSGGQDSTTCLAWALSRFARVETLGFEYGQRHAIELACRDRLVDGLKGLRADWAAKLGESHTLSVPTLAAVSETALTRDVAIAMGADGLPNTFVPGRNLVFLTFAAALAYRRGISHIVGGMCETDYSGYPDCRDDTIRAMQAALSLGMARQFELHTPLMWIDKAATWQLAHDLGGDGLVDLIREHSHTCYLGERGARHDWGYGCGECPACSLRAKGWREFAAGRK; via the coding sequence ATGAGCGACGGATTTTCGACTGAAACCGCCCTGGTGCTGTTTTCCGGCGGCCAGGATTCCACCACGTGCCTTGCCTGGGCGCTGAGCCGCTTTGCGCGCGTCGAGACGCTGGGGTTCGAATACGGCCAGCGTCACGCCATTGAGCTCGCCTGCCGCGACCGTCTGGTCGACGGCCTCAAGGGCCTGCGCGCCGACTGGGCCGCAAAGCTCGGCGAGAGCCACACGTTGTCGGTCCCGACGCTCGCGGCCGTGTCCGAGACGGCACTGACGCGCGATGTCGCGATCGCGATGGGCGCCGACGGTCTGCCGAATACGTTCGTGCCCGGCCGCAACCTGGTGTTCCTGACCTTTGCGGCAGCGCTGGCCTACCGGCGCGGCATCAGCCACATCGTCGGGGGGATGTGCGAGACCGACTATTCGGGCTATCCCGATTGCCGCGACGACACCATCCGCGCCATGCAGGCCGCACTCTCGCTCGGGATGGCGCGACAATTCGAGCTGCACACGCCCTTGATGTGGATCGACAAGGCGGCGACCTGGCAGCTGGCACACGACCTCGGCGGCGACGGCCTGGTCGACCTCATCCGCGAGCACTCCCACACCTGCTATCTCGGCGAACGCGGCGCGCGGCATGACTGGGGCTACGGCTGCGGCGAATGCCCGGCGTGCAGCCTGCGGGCGAAAGGGTGGCGGGAGTTTGCGGCGGGGCGCAAATAG
- the mazG gene encoding nucleoside triphosphate pyrophosphohydrolase encodes MTPSRDISRLIEIMAALRTPVTGCPWDLEQNFSTIAPYTIEEAYEVVDAIDRGDLDDLREELGDLLLQVVFHAQMASEQNAFAFGDVVEAITRKMIRRHPHVFADKDGNLASSHVKEVWDRIKAEEKAERAARRPSVETQPHKSLLSGVKAGQPALTRAMELQRKASTVGFDWNDPRAVLQKIREEADEIEAALNRNDKQELAEETGDLMFALVNLARHVDADPEAALRATNAKFERRFAFIERALKAQGRTLEQASLAEMDALWNAAKAETKPMPEERQEVRR; translated from the coding sequence ATGACCCCTTCCCGCGACATTTCCCGCCTGATCGAGATCATGGCGGCGCTGCGCACGCCGGTGACCGGCTGCCCCTGGGACCTCGAGCAGAATTTTTCGACCATCGCGCCCTACACGATCGAGGAAGCCTATGAGGTGGTCGACGCCATCGATCGCGGCGATCTCGACGATCTCAGAGAGGAGCTCGGCGATCTTCTGTTGCAGGTGGTGTTCCACGCCCAGATGGCCTCGGAGCAGAACGCGTTTGCGTTCGGCGATGTCGTCGAGGCCATCACGCGAAAAATGATCCGCCGCCATCCCCATGTCTTCGCCGACAAGGACGGCAATCTTGCCTCCTCCCACGTCAAGGAGGTCTGGGACCGCATCAAGGCCGAGGAGAAGGCCGAGCGCGCGGCACGCCGGCCGTCGGTGGAGACGCAGCCGCACAAATCGCTGCTGTCGGGCGTGAAGGCCGGCCAGCCGGCGCTGACGCGCGCGATGGAGCTGCAGCGCAAGGCCTCTACCGTCGGCTTCGACTGGAACGATCCGCGCGCGGTGCTGCAAAAGATCCGCGAGGAAGCCGACGAGATCGAGGCCGCGCTCAACCGCAACGACAAGCAGGAGCTCGCGGAGGAGACCGGCGACCTGATGTTCGCCCTCGTCAACCTCGCCCGCCATGTCGATGCCGATCCGGAGGCCGCTCTGCGTGCGACCAACGCGAAATTCGAGCGGCGCTTTGCGTTCATCGAACGGGCGCTGAAAGCGCAGGGACGCACGCTGGAGCAGGCGTCACTGGCGGAGATGGATGCGCTGTGGAATGCGGCGAAAGCCGAGACGAAGCCAATGCCGGAAGAACGCCAGGAAGTGCGCCGCTAG
- the hflX gene encoding GTPase HflX encodes MEPRNFDGDADRPRSAGAQQTGRVLVIGPYLRVRAGSADAQSESHVQRDAEARLDEAAGLARAIDLVIADAIIAPISQIRPATYIGKGKVEEIAALAKSLDVELVVMDCALAPIQQRNLEKELHAKVLDRTGLILEIFGRRAKTREGSLQVELAHLNYQRSRLVRSWTHLERQRGGFGFMGGPGETQIEADRRLIQERISKLEGELKKVQATRRLHRAGRQRVPYRVVALVGYTNAGKSTLFNRLTRADVQAADMLFATLDPTLRALTLPHGGKAMLSDTVGFISNLPTQLVAAFRATLEEVLEADVILHVRDISHEDAEAQQSDVDAVLRQLGINPDDSGRIIEVWNKIDRYDAEQREELLNIAARRPEDHPAMLVSAVSGEGIDALLSAIEERLAAKRTTLDLSIDAADGAGISWLHRNSEVLTKELHDGRFDMTVRVDETKRDIVVSRFDAVPRHAT; translated from the coding sequence TTGGAACCCCGGAATTTTGACGGGGATGCCGACCGTCCGCGGTCGGCAGGGGCTCAGCAGACGGGGCGGGTGCTTGTCATCGGCCCCTACTTGCGGGTGCGTGCGGGAAGTGCCGACGCGCAGTCGGAGAGCCATGTCCAGCGCGACGCCGAGGCCCGGCTCGACGAGGCCGCAGGCCTTGCGCGCGCGATCGACCTCGTCATCGCCGATGCCATCATCGCACCGATCAGCCAGATCCGCCCCGCGACTTATATCGGTAAGGGCAAGGTCGAGGAGATTGCAGCGCTCGCCAAGAGCCTCGACGTCGAGCTCGTGGTGATGGATTGCGCGCTGGCGCCGATCCAGCAGCGCAATCTCGAGAAGGAATTGCATGCCAAAGTGCTCGATCGCACCGGGCTCATTCTGGAAATCTTCGGCCGCCGCGCCAAGACTAGGGAAGGCTCGCTGCAGGTCGAGCTTGCGCATCTCAACTACCAGCGCTCGCGCCTGGTGCGATCCTGGACCCATCTCGAACGCCAGCGCGGCGGGTTCGGCTTCATGGGCGGTCCCGGCGAGACGCAGATCGAAGCCGACCGCCGCCTGATCCAGGAGCGCATCTCCAAGCTCGAGGGCGAGCTGAAGAAGGTGCAGGCGACGCGGCGGCTGCATCGCGCCGGCCGCCAGCGCGTGCCGTATCGCGTCGTCGCGCTGGTCGGCTACACCAATGCCGGCAAGTCGACGCTGTTCAACCGCCTGACGCGGGCCGACGTGCAGGCCGCCGACATGCTGTTCGCCACGCTCGATCCGACCTTGCGCGCGCTCACCCTGCCGCATGGCGGCAAGGCCATGCTGTCCGACACCGTCGGCTTCATCTCCAATCTGCCGACCCAGCTCGTCGCCGCCTTCCGCGCCACGCTGGAGGAGGTGCTGGAGGCCGACGTGATCCTGCATGTCCGCGATATCTCGCATGAGGACGCCGAGGCGCAGCAGAGCGACGTCGACGCGGTGCTGCGCCAGCTCGGCATCAACCCGGACGACAGCGGCCGCATCATCGAGGTCTGGAACAAGATCGACCGTTACGATGCCGAGCAGCGTGAAGAGCTTTTGAACATTGCCGCGCGCAGGCCCGAGGATCATCCGGCGATGCTGGTCTCCGCCGTCTCAGGCGAGGGGATCGACGCACTGCTCAGCGCGATCGAGGAACGGCTTGCCGCCAAACGCACCACGCTCGATCTCTCCATCGATGCCGCCGACGGTGCCGGCATCAGCTGGCTGCACCGCAATTCCGAGGTGCTGACCAAGGAGCTGCACGACGGCCGCTTCGACATGACCGTGCGGGTGGACGAGACCAAGCGGGATATCGTGGTGTCGAGGTTCGACGCCGTGCCGCGTCACGCCACATGA
- the hfq gene encoding RNA chaperone Hfq produces MAADRAQNLQDTFLNHVRKTKTPLTIFLVNGVKLQGIVTWFDNFCLLLRRDGHSQLVYKHAISTIMPGAPIQLFEGGEDQPA; encoded by the coding sequence ATGGCGGCAGACCGCGCACAAAACCTACAGGACACCTTCCTTAATCACGTTCGCAAAACCAAGACGCCACTGACGATCTTTCTGGTCAACGGAGTGAAGCTCCAGGGCATCGTGACCTGGTTCGACAATTTCTGCTTACTACTTCGGCGCGACGGTCACTCGCAGCTTGTCTACAAGCATGCGATCTCGACCATCATGCCGGGCGCTCCGATCCAGCTGTTCGAAGGCGGCGAGGATCAGCCGGCTTGA